Part of the Nothobranchius furzeri strain GRZ-AD chromosome 2, NfurGRZ-RIMD1, whole genome shotgun sequence genome, cttCCGCTTTAAGTTGCTGACGTTTCTCCTGCCTAGATGTACCATGTCCTGCTGTTATTTCAGTTGAAGCATTCCTGTGTTACTGTTTCATTTAGCTTTGCTCTGTTGTCTACTCAAAAGGTAATACAGCAGCAGCTGGGAGGCTTTCTCAAGCAGCAAAGTTATAATTAAAGGGGATACAACCAAAATGTTGGGCTGAGTTCACAAGAAGAAtgaaatcagtcaatcaatcaatcaatactttattaatcacagagggaaattagagttccactatacacaattcagagatcagacatacatgggcaagacacatgacaagaattggtgactgtggtcatttgcaacctgagtcgcgctaccttaatagagataagagggttacatgaggattggttcaggtggaggggaaaaaaagcactgggatcctgtttcccccagcgagagcagccatctacggcgctcagccactgtacagtcacaggtgggagggagatcttgagagaagcgcagagcacattgactcctgcagtgtggatagggggaggaacattgagggttggagggttgcagtgaccctggaacgtttcagcggccttcccgcagtcccgcccaggctgggaaaggggacagagttgagttgccatagcgacggcacattccacatatcttctgaaggGGGAGTttccgttggagccttgcaggctcaagggcgccagattccaattagaaatagttttggggccagacagagataatttcccctctgtcttacagttggtcctcaacctctcaaaatcccaataatggacattaatctatcccaatccgtgctgattcgtccactctctccttgatggcatccatctttgtgccaaaGAATTAATTTccaccaaagtcccaagcttacgattcatctcaacaattatttgagtctgtgaattcacagcgcagtacaaaccatctctgagctccgggatcaggccaatattccccgacagctcgttaattttccggtaagccaggtagcctccaaggccaatgagcaggaaacctgacaccaacaccacgaatatccacatgtcttcagagtcctccacagacagctgagataaacaaatcaagttccactgtttccaggagtccatgatgtgtccaactgggtctgtcccggcggggcatccgggagccccttctcccgttctcatcgttgaaaaaattgtatcaatcgcgttgagagaccaactgacgagatccatttaagtgaatttcagtttccagtttccagaaaaatgcagaagcagccgtgcacccagcacacacaaacagacaaaggccttgaggataagatatggaggagaggaggaaaaaagcgtctgcaccctccaagagccggaagaactgCAACAGTGTTGTCTAGTCAGTGGTGTGCTTGATTGTATTCCTCTTTGATTCAGTCAATTTAAAACTTCAACCCAGCTGCTGCTGTATGTGTTTGCTGcctctttttaaatatttcaGTTCAATTTAATGCTTTTCATTTGTTTTGTTCCCTCCATTTCACCTGGAATCTTTGGTGAATGAAAATAAACCTTTAAAGCCTGACATTCTTACTCAAGGGGGAAAATGGCTAGGTTTGAACTCCAGATGTGACTTCATTGAGTTTTAATGACGTGGGGACTGCTGCTTTACTACCTTCTGATTACCTCCAGCTGCTTAGCCTATAAAGATGCACGACCCCTTCCTCCCTGCTCTTCCTCTCTGCTCAGTCTAACACACCAGCTTGTCTTTCTCCCATGTTTCCATAGGGCTGTCCGGCCCACCCTGACAGGCCCCACTCCAGACAGGCCCCACCCAGGAGCCCCCTGTCCATCTCTGTAAGACGACCCAGACGCTTTACCCGCCCCCTCCTGCCCCCCTCCCACCTACTCACCACATACCCTActctacataccgtaaatcctcaaatattagcctgtatttaattgactgccgggtatcatattttggccggtgtcggagttggcggaggtgaataatggccagtgttttattgtggccgggtggaatgtggtaacaagcaagtatggggggcggttgtgtcatccgtctcacttttgatttgccagtgatagaccgcgagggtaactttaaccatgcggagacgaagaggaggcgaaaatttgatatcaagttcaaagagaacgtgctgattatgctgcagaacactctggggagcagtaggggttgtatgaactagtcactagtcgacttcaccgctctatagtgacttgttatgcctgtcatcgactagtcgctgtcacgtgataatgaccggcaagatgcagtccacggacaagacagcagcctgctgtcagcaggtgacaaactcctgcgcgttgggaggcaacgcgctgtgccagagcgtcggcactgacacccgccgtaaaacggacatttaaccaaattgtgacgtttaccctcttgcaatttaacattcccctcacccccatcctaaccttaaccagcttgcacatgcaaagctctgattgttgacgcgctccagacatctgcgtcctgagcacggccacagtaacattatcaaatcaggtgtcgccacctcaaaaactaatttaacacgcaatcgttcatgtcggctcatttccttttatgttttctgtcttttatttgtgcctgatgcgtttcgctgctgtggagcggggcgcatcacctgttttgtcctcggtgacgcacctcactgatgtggccggcgagcactccgctgtttttgcggtcggtagatcttttagaactgcagttcaaaggtaactcataaggtgaatatatatgaacccagatagcagtttttctttaggactgagaggagatgcaggaagataagaaacaggcaggacagaaaaatagtcaaatataaacaagttagtttttgtacctgctggttgcaacaaacagacaccattgaaggtaatcagaagtgaggaacagaaaattaaatgattattttaatgtttagagcagcaggaactccgagaggctgcaggcgcatcagtgagtttgcggccgctgcgcagggggaggggggagatggctgaagcagaaactaccgttgttaaaagaaatgtgtttaactttgaaaatgtgggcacaattttaattgtcaaaaactccagcgatccattagttcattttgctcaaatagaaattgaggcctgcctctaatactggccctccttccaataaaggcctggagcttgatgagcttgagtcaaatacaggcccgggcctgtattagaggatttacggtatacttaTCAAATGGGACATGTGAGCCATGTGAAACACAAACATTTGAACACTACAGACTTTACGTAACTTACAAAAAAACTAAGTCGCACACGCACTccactctgtttttgtttgtttgctaaGTCACATTAGCTAGCTGCCTCATCCTCCTGTGTTTGGTTTGGTTGCTGTTTTGTATTTTCACAATCGTTTGGCTCTGTCATTCACCATTTGTTAGTTTTGTGTCACCCAGTAGTGACTGGGTAGTGAGTAGATCAGTGTGTGTGATTTTAGCCCATGGTGAAATAGCTTCTAAAGGGTTCCACTTTATTTTCCATCTGCAACAGCAAAATCAGCAATCAATGACTGATTGTCTCTCTGCTCTGTGTGCTTGTTTGTCTCTCCTGCAGGAGCAGCAAAAGCAAGTTGAAGATCCGAGCAGAGAAGTGAAGAAGGTCAGTAGTCAGAGTCAGAAAGCTTTTGCTGTTCTTGCATCTGAATGCAATAGAAAGTACTTCAATTCTTTATTTGGCATaacaaaaatataaattaaataaaataacacaaGATTTATTTACATAATTTTATGTTTGGTAATTAGATCTTATCTGCACCTGTTACACCCCAATGAACCTGTTATTATAATGCGCCCTATAAAGGAATTCTGTAGGTGCTTTAAAGTGTCCCTTGtatggatgggtacctttgacatttgaattgataaAGTACCAATTCCCAGTACCCACGAACTATTACCAGTACTTAACTGTACCaaattttgatacttttgagtgtttaataattttttaaatagctttttaaattaaataaatattattttcccaatatattaccatatttgataaatgtcatgataaataacatacaaaccgtttgtattttatcattgtAGTGTTGTACAAAAGTATTCTGTATGAAAACCCttaacaactgtttctaaatgaaaaatgcaaatgcaaaaacaaacccagctccatggacTCCTTATCCTCGTctatgccctctggaataactatgGTGATGAGACCATGTGTTATAAACTACAAATTAAACTAAAGCAAACTTCGATACATACAACCGTTTGTACTTTAAGATTGTGGTGTTTCACAAgctaaacccagctccatgtactccttttcCTATCCTTTCTCCTCTGGAAAAACTGTGtgagatggtgggtccttgtagttttataaactgcaaatTACACCGAAGCAAACATCCTTGCTGTGAACaaaatttactgtgcatcttcaaTCCTTTAgcccaggggtggggaaccctggtccatcgagggccgctatccggcatattttagtttcaaagctgcttcaacacacctgatttcaatcaacaggtgattaacatgcttctgcagagcctgatgagctgctgaacaggtgattcaaccactgaatcagaagtgttggagcaaagacatgcaggataccgaggaccctcgaggaccagggctcCCCACGCCTGCTTGAGCtgttcattttcaaactgttgatgtttcctactcggaagttggaatttccaaggagaaagcaaactcaccattagctatgtaaacaaaaacaaaactatcAAGTCAACGTTATCTTAAAGAGTTTATtgtgctgctggagcagattaagatgcctcaAACTCAAATcgatgtcgctggtttcatcatcacccaacagCCCAATGCATTTAgtggtgaagccaaactttagagcatgttcactttcttctagtcggaagttcggagttctgaggagaaagcgaacgcaccaataGCTGAAcgaaagctaacatatcaagctaacgttatcttaatcattttatttacctaccagagcagattaagatgatggtGCCTCACTTCAAtcattgttgctggtttcatcatcacccagttacccatcccatttagtgaagtggacccaaacttcagaacGCTTCCTCTTTGCCATGCTGCTTGCTTTTGTGTACAGTTCATCTACAGTGACTGACGACATTATGCTCTTGCACCGGCGCATGGCACGAGTACCGAAAAAAGGCACTGTTTCACATGACGTGAATCGGTATTCAGTCGTTACTATGGAATTCCGTCAGTGCCTTGAAAAGTACCAAATTTGGTACCCATTACTAGTCCCTTGTCTCTGATTCTGTTTAACATTACagacaggcccagacttccctctccccggccacttgggccagctcttccgggggaatcccaaggcgttccctggctaaCCCTAACTATAGTTATTCCAGCGTGCCCTGGGTCTTTCTGCAGGTCACCTCCCAGTTGGAGGTGCCAGGGAGgtgcccaggaggcatcctaaccagatgatcacattctttcggtcactacccaaagctcgtgaccataggtgagggtaggaacatagatcagcCATTAAATGAAGAGCTTTgcattccggctcagctctctctttgccacgacagatcggtacagccCTTGCTTCACTGTTGACGGTGCACCAATATGCCTGTCGATTtcatgctccagctttccctcacttatGAGCAAGACCCTGGgacaactcctccacttgagacaggacctcatccctgacctggagaaggccttctacccttttccgattcaatgagaaagatattctttatacatttttcactaaaacacacatatgttgccaactgtttcttctaaagtaaagcCAGATATTATTATGACCCAGCCTAAAATCCTAAATAACGCCACTTTACTGCCTATCCCTTACAGTACCTTACTTAAAGAACTGTGGAACTTCTACACTTCAGCATGACTGCACAATACACTTGAGTAGTAATAGAGTAAAACTGTGATTTACCTTATTCTGCAGTTATTCCTGATCACACTTAATGAGCAAAAGAAGAGAGTTATACCAGAGTATGAAAGTCATACACTAAGGAAGAGACTCTTAATAGCTTCCTCAGACTGCAGTAAACAAATCTCTAATAGGGTGTAAGTTTGGCATGGTGGTGATAACTTTTTTATGAATTACCAGGGATTGGATTTGTGTGAAACACTTGCTTTTATTGgttattattttgtgttttttaaatcTGTTGGTCTCCTTGGTTTACTTCCAAAGGTGCGCAAAGCTCGTAATCGACGTCAAGAATGGAACGTTCTTGCCTATGACAAAGAGTTTAGACCAGACGCCAGACTCACCCCTTCTCCTTACCACGGCATGTCCTCTGAAGGCTCCTTATCTCCCGATAGCAGGTACCCAACCAGACATGGTTGTAGAGTTGGTGTGTAAGGGTGTGGTTTTCTGCATTGGTGGGAATTTTACAGCTACAGAAACTCAAGCAGCCTTGTGTAGTATCAAGAGATTACATCTTCACCAACCATGTAATGCATGTCAAGTTTAAAGTTGTGTGCTGCCCTCTTCTGGAGAATGCAATGCAAAGCTCACATAAGGACAGTAATTCTTTTTATTGGCATGTATAGTTTTGTCTCCAAGCTTCTGTGAAAGTAAGACTGAAAGGTTTGACAGTGCATGAAAGGTCATTAGAGAGGATATTCTAGAGGTAAGATAGATTGTATGCTTGTCACCTGAGATAAAACTTTTCTCTGAAGTTCACGTTTCACCTGCCCATTAACTCAGTTTTGGTCCAATAGGTCAATGGCATCTGACTCCTACCCAGCAAGCCCCAACCACCCCTCTACCCAGGCCTCCAATGCCACCCACCCTGCTGACCATCATGCCAGGGACCACCTTGCTGCAGCCCAGACTCAGTCTCTTGATCGGGGCCTGAGGCCAGCTAACCAACCCCCCGGAGCTGGcggggcagcagcagcagcgggccGGCATGCAGCCTCTCTGGGCAGAACCCCATCAGGACATGGTGTCCAAGCAGGAGGAGATCCAACCGTTAATGGGCCAAGGCAGCAGTCAGTAAAAGACTACCGGGCTGGGCATAGGTAGGCTTCTTTTTCATGAGGATATCAGACTGGTTTCTAATTTCTAAACTGGAACCAGGTCCTTCCAGGACTTCCTGTGGCAGAGtagttcttttctttctgctttATAATTTCTCATGTTTATGTTTGATTCTGATCAACATTGTTATTTTTTATGGTTTTCTCCTTTCAGTGGCCAGCCTTCCACCATCCCAGAGTACTACATCCCACCAGCCCCTCCCCCACCTCCCCCAACTATCCCGTCCTCCCAGACCGCCTTCGATTCCACCACAGCTCCACCCTCTGCTGCTGCATCTGCTATCCCCCCAACCTCCTCCGCCCTTTCCTGCCACTactccccctcccctccccctcccccaacCAACTACATACCCTCTCCCGCCCACCCACCTTCAGGCGCACCCCCGGCTGCCCCTCCCCCTCCACCTCCCGGAGCACCTGTCGGACATCCAGCCCACCCGTCTCCACCCCACGCCGCTGTCGGCCAGACAGCGGCGGAAGCAGCACCCCCCACCAGGAAGTCCACCATGCTGGGGATGATCCCAATGAGTGATGCTCGCTCCGACCTGCTGGCCGCCATACGTAGAGGTACGTTTTTGTTAGTTAGCTGTTTTTGTGGGAGGGGTTCTCTTTTGCCCGCCACATTTATAAAAGCAGTTAGGGTTTATCTTTAAACAAATAACTTTTGTATCATTTTTAATTACATTTCCAGCATTTGGAATGAAAAATCTGTTTGGTGCTACTTTTTTTCTGAGCTGAAGCTGCATGATTTTTACTAATATTTCTGTGTTCAGGTCTTAATTCAGCTCCTGGTCTTAAATATACAGTTGAAAATGCTTTAAATTGGTACTTACAACTCTCTTCTGACACATTTTATGTGTGGTTGGCATACGTGGATAGTATGATGACATTGCAGATAAATTACAACAGTTAAGTGAATCTTTTGCTGGTGTTCTTGTCACAATTTAGTCATACCATGTCTTTAATATtctccagtttatcatcatgtTTTCAGTTTGGATGGCAACGTTTCCTAAATAATTTTC contains:
- the zgc:109889 gene encoding actin-binding protein WASF3 isoform X1 codes for the protein MPLVKRNIEPRHLCRGALPDGVTSELECVTNSTLAAIIKQLGSLSCHAEDIFGELFNEANSFYLRMSSLQERVDQLAVKVTQLDSTVEEVSLQDINMRKAFKSSTIQDQQVVSRTSVPNPVVEMYHRCDKPPPLNILTPYRDDKKDALKFYTDPSYFFNLWKEKMLQATEDKRKEKRRQKGCPAHPDRPHSRQAPPRSPLSISEQQKQVEDPSREVKKVRKARNRRQEWNVLAYDKEFRPDARLTPSPYHGMSSEGSLSPDSRSMASDSYPASPNHPSTQASNATHPADHHARDHLAAAQTQSLDRGLRPANQPPGAGGAAAAAGRHAASLGRTPSGHGVQAGGDPTVNGPRQQSVKDYRAGHSGQPSTIPEYYIPPAPPPPPPTIPSSQTAFDSTTAPPSAAASAIPPTSSALSCHYSPSPPPPPTNYIPSPAHPPSGAPPAAPPPPPPGAPVGHPAHPSPPHAAVGQTAAEAAPPTRKSTMLGMIPMSDARSDLLAAIRRGIQLRKVQEQREQEAKREPVGNDVATILSRRIAVEYSESDDDSELDENEWSD
- the zgc:109889 gene encoding actin-binding protein WASF3 isoform X2, which translates into the protein MPLVKRNIEPRHLCRGALPDGVTSELECVTNSTLAAIIKQLGSLSCHAEDIFGELFNEANSFYLRMSSLQERVDQLAVKVTQLDSTVEEVSLQDINMRKAFKSSTIQDQQVVSRTSVPNPVVEMYHRCDKPPPLNILTPYRDDKKDALKFYTDPSYFFNLWKEKMLQATEDKRKEKRRQKEQQKQVEDPSREVKKVRKARNRRQEWNVLAYDKEFRPDARLTPSPYHGMSSEGSLSPDSRSMASDSYPASPNHPSTQASNATHPADHHARDHLAAAQTQSLDRGLRPANQPPGAGGAAAAAGRHAASLGRTPSGHGVQAGGDPTVNGPRQQSVKDYRAGHSGQPSTIPEYYIPPAPPPPPPTIPSSQTAFDSTTAPPSAAASAIPPTSSALSCHYSPSPPPPPTNYIPSPAHPPSGAPPAAPPPPPPGAPVGHPAHPSPPHAAVGQTAAEAAPPTRKSTMLGMIPMSDARSDLLAAIRRGIQLRKVQEQREQEAKREPVGNDVATILSRRIAVEYSESDDDSELDENEWSD